The Odocoileus virginianus isolate 20LAN1187 ecotype Illinois chromosome 3, Ovbor_1.2, whole genome shotgun sequence genome includes a window with the following:
- the LOC110122696 gene encoding olfactory receptor 10H1-like: protein MQGGNFSSAAEFILIGFSTFPHLQLMFFLLFLLMYLFTLLGNLLIMATVWREHSLHTPMYLFLCALSISEILYTFAVIPRMLADLLSTDHSIALRACASQMFFSFMFGFTHSFLLTVMGYDRYVAICHPLRYNMLMSPRGCACLVAWSWAGGSVIGLVVTIAIFQLTFCGSNEIHHFVCHVQALLKLACGENVSILAMGLGLVCITALLGCCLLILLSYAFIVAAILRIPSAEGRHKAFSTCVSHLTVVIEHYGFASVIYLKPKGPQSLEIDTLMGITYTVLTPFLSPIIFSLRNKELKIAMKKTFLSKL from the coding sequence ATGCAGGGAGGCAACTTCTCATCAGCAGCTGAATTCATCCTCATCGGCTTCTCCACCTTCCCCCACCTTCAGCTGATGTTCTTCCTGCTCTTCCTGCTGATGTACCTGTTCACGCTGCTGGGGAACCTGCTCATCATGGCCACCGTCTGGAGGGAGCAcagcctccacacccccatgtacctCTTCCTGTGTGCCCTCTCCATCTCAGAGATCCTATACACCTTTGCTGTCATCCCACGCATGCTGGCCGACCTGCTTTCCACTGACCACTCCATTGCTTTGAGAGCCTGTGCCAGCCAGATGTTCTTTTCCTTCATGTTTGGCTTCACCCACTCCTTCCTGCTCACGGTCATGGGTtatgaccgctacgtggccatctgccaccccctgCGCTACAACATGCTTATGAGCCCCCGAGGCTGTGCCTGCCTGGTGGCCTGGTCCTGGGCTGGGGGCTCAGTCATTGGCTTGGTCGTGACAATAGCCATTTTCCAACTAACTTTCTGTGGATCTAATGAGATCCATCATTTTGTTTGCCATGTTCAGGCTCTTCTGAAGTTGGCCTGTGGAGAAAATGTCTCCATTCTGGCCATGGGCTTAGGACTGGTGTGTATCACCGCCTTGCTGGGCTGCTGTCTCCTCATCCTCTTGTCTTATGCCTTCATTGTGGCCGCCATCTTGAGGATCCCTTCAGCCGAGGGCCGGCACAAAGCCTTCTCCACGTGTGTGTCCCACCTCACTGTGGTGATAGAGCACTACGGCTTTGCCTCTGTCATCTACCTCAAACCAAAGGGGCCCCAGTCTCTGGAAATAGACACCTTGATGGGCATCACCTACACAGTCCTCACTCCTTTCCTGAGCCCCATCATCTTCAGCCTCAGGAACAAGGAGCTGAAGATCGCCATGAAGAAGACCTTCCTCAGCAAACTCTAG
- the LOC139032037 gene encoding olfactory receptor 10H4-like, translating to MYLFTLLGNLLIMGTIWREHSLHTPMYLFLCALSISEILFTVAVTPRMLVDMLSTHRSITFVACASQMFFSFTFGFTHSFLLMIMGYDRYVAICQPLRYNVLMSPRDCARLVSCCWAGGSVMGMMVTLIVFHLTFCGSKEIHHFVCHVLSLLKLACGKETASVTMGVILVCVTALLGCLFLIILSYVFIVAAILRIPSTEGRHKTFSTCVSHLTIVVVHYGFASLIYLKPKGSHSMDSNTLMATTYTVFTPFLSPIIFSLRNKELKNAIQRSFHRTFHPLSS from the coding sequence ATGTACCTGTTCACGCTGCTGGGGAACCTGCTCATCATGGGCACCATctggagggaacacagcctccacacccccatgtacctCTTCCTGTGTGCCCTCTCCATCTCCGAGATCCTGTTCACTGTTGCGGTCACCCCTCGCATGCTAGTGGACATGCTGTCCACCCACCGCTCCATCACCTTTGTGGCCTGTGCCAGCCAGATGTTCTTCTCCTTTACATTTGGCTTCACCCACTCCTTCCTGCTCATGATCATGGGCtatgaccgctacgtggccatctgccaGCCCCTGCGCTACAACGTGCTCATGAGCCCCCGTGACTGTGCCCGCCTTGTGTCCTGCTGCTGGGCCGGTGGCTCAGTCATGGGGATGATGGTGACACTGATAGTTTTTCATCTCACTTTTTGTGGGTCTAAGGAGATACACCATTTTGTCTGCCATGTGCTTTCCCTCTTGAAGTTGGCCTGTGGGAAGGAGACAGCCTCTGTCACCATGGGTGTGATCCTGGTCTGTGTCACGGCCCTGCTTGGCTGCTTATTCCTCATCATCCTCTCCTATGTCTTCATCGTGGCTGCCATCTTGAGGATCCCCTCCACCGAGGGCCGGCACAAGACCTTCTCCACCTGTGTCTCCCACCTCACCATAGTGGTCGTGCACTACGGTTTTGCCTCCCTCATCTACCTCAAGCCCAAAGGCTCTCATTCTATGGACAGTAACACACTCATGGCCACCACCTATACCGTCTTCACCCCCTTTCTTAGCCCCATCATTTTTAGCCTCAGGAATAAGGAGCTGAAGAACGCCATACAGAGAAGCTTCCATAGAACTTTCCACCCCCTAAGCTCCTGA